The following are from one region of the Paenibacillus bovis genome:
- a CDS encoding pyridoxal-phosphate-dependent aminotransferase family protein → MKRYKDLAPPPRTIMTPGPVEVDPRVLRAMSYPILGQFDPAFTDLMNETMEMLRELFVTGNQWCYPVDGTSRSGLEAVLVSLIEPGDRVLVPIYGRFGHLLTEIAERCGAEVITIEAEWGTVFDPQQVIDAIRQYRPALVAMVHGETSTGCMQPLREIGHYCREMDVLFVVDAVATIGGVPVYADKWQIDAVMGGTQKCLSVPAGMAPLTYNDRVERKLLARKSIERGLRTASEFQPAAISGHSRIASNYLDLAQLQDYWSPARLNHHTEATSMLYALREGLRILLEEGLEARFARHAENGAAIVAGVRGMGLQLFGNDQARLPVVTCIEIPPGIDGESVRSMLLEDFGIEIASSFGPLKGRIWRIGSMGYSSSRKNVLHVLGALEATLLRHGFKLPAGEGVQAALDVYARKEEVTC, encoded by the coding sequence ATGAAACGTTATAAAGATCTTGCACCACCACCGCGTACGATTATGACACCGGGTCCTGTAGAAGTCGATCCACGTGTGCTGCGAGCGATGTCCTATCCGATTCTGGGACAGTTCGATCCAGCTTTTACCGATCTGATGAATGAGACGATGGAAATGCTGCGTGAACTATTCGTTACCGGTAATCAGTGGTGTTATCCGGTTGACGGCACTTCCCGATCGGGACTGGAGGCTGTTCTGGTCAGCCTGATCGAACCGGGTGATCGTGTACTCGTACCGATCTATGGTCGATTCGGACATTTGCTCACCGAGATTGCCGAGCGCTGTGGTGCAGAGGTTATCACCATTGAAGCCGAATGGGGAACCGTATTCGATCCACAGCAGGTTATTGACGCTATTCGCCAGTATCGCCCTGCATTGGTAGCCATGGTACATGGGGAGACATCGACAGGATGCATGCAGCCGCTGCGCGAAATCGGTCATTATTGCCGGGAAATGGATGTGCTGTTTGTTGTGGATGCGGTCGCTACGATTGGAGGCGTCCCGGTATATGCGGATAAATGGCAGATCGATGCTGTGATGGGAGGAACCCAGAAGTGCCTTTCGGTACCTGCAGGCATGGCACCGCTCACCTACAATGACCGGGTCGAGCGCAAGTTGCTGGCTCGCAAAAGTATCGAGCGAGGACTGCGTACAGCTTCTGAATTCCAGCCAGCCGCTATATCGGGGCACAGTCGTATCGCCAGCAATTATCTGGATCTGGCCCAGCTGCAGGATTACTGGAGTCCGGCCCGGCTGAATCATCATACCGAGGCGACCTCTATGCTCTATGCCCTGCGGGAAGGGCTTCGTATTCTGCTGGAAGAAGGTCTGGAGGCACGCTTTGCCCGCCATGCGGAAAACGGAGCAGCGATTGTAGCCGGTGTGCGCGGGATGGGACTCCAGCTGTTCGGCAATGATCAGGCCCGTTTGCCGGTTGTGACCTGTATTGAGATTCCGCCAGGTATTGACGGCGAGAGTGTACGCTCCATGTTGCTGGAGGATTTTGGTATTGAAATCGCCAGTTCATTCGGTCCATTGAAGGGCAGAATCTGGCGAATCGGCAGCATGGGCTACAGCAGCAGCCGCAAAAATGTACTGCATGTACTGGGAGCGCTGGAAGCAACGCTGCTGCGGCATGGATTCAAGCTGCCGGCAGGGGAGGGAGTACAGGCTGCACTGGATGTCTATGCACGCAAGGAGGAAGTGACGTGCTGA
- a CDS encoding M20 family metallo-hydrolase, with the protein MVEQTAAVLDQYSIRMNDMLEWLSGYGADEQGGVTRLLYSREWIAAQEALSSYMKEQGLETFYDQAGNLTGRLVGSNPDLLPVVTGSHIDTVICGGKYDGTYGVVAGILALAYLQQVYGPPVRTIDVISLCEEEGSRFPLTYWGSGNIAGNYSMERIPAVSDREGITLEEAMSAAGFGPDSPYRSCLRSWDAYIELHIEQGFVLERSQQQIGIVNGIVGQRRIRVSVGGESNHAGTTPMGWRRDSLACAAEMITCIRHSALEMGDPLVATVGSIQPSPGVSNVIAGETIFTLDIRHLDRKVLDEYTDKLQQKLRKIASQEGMDMYWEENLNIDPVLMHPDIITDLQHICESSGIACRTMPSGAGHDAQVLGSQRPAAMIFVPSRQGISHNPLEYTADEDLMQGFRVLTEWLYQYAYRGECHETL; encoded by the coding sequence ATGGTTGAGCAGACAGCAGCAGTGCTGGATCAATACAGTATCCGAATGAATGATATGCTGGAATGGCTGTCCGGTTACGGGGCGGATGAGCAGGGAGGGGTAACCCGGCTGTTGTACAGTAGAGAATGGATAGCTGCGCAGGAAGCCTTGTCTTCTTATATGAAAGAACAGGGTCTGGAGACTTTCTATGATCAGGCGGGTAATCTGACTGGCCGGCTCGTAGGGAGCAATCCTGATCTGTTGCCGGTAGTCACCGGGTCACATATCGATACAGTGATCTGCGGCGGTAAATATGATGGGACCTATGGTGTAGTCGCTGGTATTCTGGCGCTTGCCTATTTGCAGCAGGTATATGGACCGCCGGTACGAACGATTGATGTAATCTCGCTCTGTGAAGAAGAGGGCAGCCGGTTTCCGCTAACCTACTGGGGTTCGGGCAATATAGCCGGAAATTATAGTATGGAACGGATTCCGGCAGTGTCGGATCGGGAAGGGATTACGTTGGAAGAGGCCATGTCAGCAGCCGGATTTGGTCCAGATTCACCCTACAGATCATGTTTGCGGAGCTGGGATGCATATATCGAACTGCATATTGAACAGGGCTTTGTACTGGAGCGCAGTCAGCAGCAGATTGGCATCGTGAATGGTATTGTCGGTCAGCGACGTATCCGTGTAAGTGTTGGCGGAGAAAGCAATCATGCCGGCACAACGCCAATGGGCTGGCGTCGTGATTCGCTGGCCTGTGCTGCTGAAATGATTACCTGTATCCGCCATTCGGCTCTGGAAATGGGCGATCCGCTGGTAGCTACCGTAGGATCAATCCAGCCTTCGCCTGGAGTATCCAATGTAATCGCCGGAGAAACGATATTTACTCTGGATATTCGCCATCTGGACCGGAAAGTACTGGATGAATATACAGATAAGCTTCAGCAGAAGCTGCGCAAGATCGCCAGCCAGGAAGGAATGGATATGTACTGGGAGGAGAATCTGAATATTGATCCGGTACTGATGCATCCGGATATTATTACGGATTTGCAGCACATATGCGAGTCGTCAGGGATCGCCTGCCGCACTATGCCAAGCGGTGCCGGACATGATGCACAGGTACTGGGCAGTCAGCGTCCGGCAGCTATGATTTTTGTACCGAGTCGGCAAGGGATCAGTCATAATCCACTGGAATATACTGCTGACGAAGATCTGATGCAGGGTTTCCGTGTACTCACAGAATGGTTATACCAATATGCTTATCGAGGTGAATGCCATGAAACGTTATAA